In Amaranthus tricolor cultivar Red isolate AtriRed21 chromosome 3, ASM2621246v1, whole genome shotgun sequence, a single window of DNA contains:
- the LOC130807645 gene encoding DNA mismatch repair protein MLH3: MEIIKPLSEDLHSMVRSGIIINCLTTVVEELIYNSLDAGATKVLVSVAVNNGYVKVEDDGSGISREGLLLLGERYATSKSPHSHEEKDKVKSFGFRGEVLCSIADISLVEIVTRIHGRPNGYRKVMKGRKCLCLSIDNDRQDVGTTVVVRDLFYNQPVRRRQMQCSAKKILHEVKKCAVWIALVQPKTSFKVIDMESEDELLCTRSCPTPLSLLCCNFGIEASCLHELSFSEGLFKLTGYVSAVSSTFSSKAVQYIYVNSRIVVKGPIHKVLNRLADMYHDQLRGNRGEKRGQLHGGLLYCLNLTCPCYLYDLNLEISRASVEFKDWAPVLSFVEKSVMSLWSEETRRGISHNQDTDRIRKDGMEKVGVKSSSVEKDSWLRTCEMSTKRRRIQNSENQQACSKESLGMKVKDCNNLSPWKNICREHMISERISVDLRESDTERESARKMEFIGLDDVSRSNCILSVTNCFGIDLLQSNKELQNIDILSNNICIEGDDITMEREPNDTNNCLSSSRWKDEVSVDDSLVESSEISSIYSFEMMPENGMSRVNDNQMDFHLQSGFWKSPLQASLYCDKEYQFQITNFKEKQNYSNFLCLGDADSISPNIFHRAPSQIDLANMTPVMPLPKSKIASHTKKDSYNHMECDNLLPSYGGSFDVGYPLESPSVHRTSLFLCSPANYVQQSEITYPSLRLKDWDFHNRIHNGRSGGRNSSSFEKFNHEEEELYCEGFSDRSIDKNFAVSSCLNSTSLFTSELPDFDRVKWIYSPQMHNVDEIPSKAHCDTLFEGIVSTSMDRRHRNSSVCLSPLTSFNNGIQMDLQMCQEFGQDELPLENPGLNYDSSDSLITTGCDSLVNNEAFSPCQDSERDIYIPYKSSPCLFSPISTDKTPRPDLGRCQVLDPNCCSLEVGSCVKSKRSQSAPPFYRGKKTYLSVKSSLFSATEKSALETAPRYSTVSERAKLKHPFRPAHSSSVKHQQDGMKIGEDSLLYVEPKEKKSSNAIQVSAWSQDGNPEPACFSNDYLKLAQDSESSRSKWREGCPDAELKEISNYLKAGDRKNDVKDGNEIMDIQSCMLDISGGSLVPKSISRKGLENAKVLWQIDNKFIPVIANGTLAVIDQHAADERIRLEEMRQKVLSGEMKSISYLEKERDLVLPEMAYQLLCNYAEHLKHWGWICNIFSQDSNSFAKNLNLLNERASHLTLTAVPCILGVNLSDTDLVEFLEQLADTDGSSTIPPSVARVLNYKACRGAIMFGDKLLPSECSLIVEELKRTSLCFQCAHGRPTTVPLVNLKALHMRILQLGSWSDLSKNTWHGLCRKEISLDRAKRRLDAARGSE, from the exons ATGGAAATAATCAAGCCTTTGTCAGAGGATCTTCATAGTATGGTGCGGTCAGGGATCATCATCAACTGCTTAACTACTGTTGTTGAAGAGCTCATATACAACAGCCTGGATGCTGGTGCCACAAAG GTATTAGTTTCTGTTGCTGTTAACAATGGCTATGTTAAAGTAGAGGATGATG GATCCGGTATTAGCAGGGAAGGACTACTGTTGCTAGGGGAAAGATATG CAACATCAAAATCTCCCCATTCACATGAAGAAAAGGATAAAGTGAAAAGCTTTGGATTTCGTGGAGAAGTCTTATGCTCAATTGCCGACATCTCTTTGGTAGAAATTGTAACTAGAATTCATGGGAGACCTAATGGGTATCGAAAAGTAATGAAG GGTCGAAAATGCCTTTGTCTTAGTATTGATAATGATAGACAAGATGTCGGTACAACTG TCGTTGTTCGCGATTTATTTTACAATCAACCTGTGCGGAGAAGACAAATGCAATGCAG TGCCAAGAAGATTTTACATGAAGTTAAAAAATGCGCTGTATGGATTGCTCTTGTGCAGCCAAAAACTTCCTTCAAAGTCATTGACATGGAAAG TGAAGATGAATTGCTTTGCACACGTAGTTGTCCTACTCCTTTGTCATTATTGTGCTGCAATTTTGGTATTGAAGCCTCTTGTTTACACGAGCTAAGCTTTTCAGAAGGACTGTTTAAGCTTACTGGATATGTCTCTGCTGTGTCTAGTACTTTCTCTTCCAAG GCAGTGCAATATATAT ATGTTAATTCAAGGATTGTTGTTAAAGGCCCGATTCATAAAGTTCTGAATCGTCTGGCAGATATGTATCATGACCAGTTAAGAGGTAATAGAGGCGAGAAGAGAGGTCAGCTTCATGGAGGTCTGTTGTACTGTTTGAATCTGACCTGTCCGTGCTACTTGTACGATTTGAATCTTGAAATTTCCAGGGCGTCTGTAGAATTcaag GATTGGGCTCCTGTACTTTCATTTGTTGAAAAATCAGTTATGTCCTTGTGGAGTGAGGAAACAAGAAGGG GGATTTCTCATAATCAGGATACTGATAGGATCAGGAAAGATGGCATGGAGAAAGTTGGTGTAAAGTCTTCTTCAGTGGAAAAAG ATTCATGGTTGAGGACCTGTGAAATGTCTACAAAGAGACGCAGGATCCAGAATAGTGAGAATCAGCAGGCATGCTCTAAAGAATCACTGGGAATGAAAGTTAAAGACTGCAACAATTTATCTCCGTGGAAGAACATTTGTAGAGAGCACATGATTTCAGAAAGAATCTCAGTGGATTTAAGAGAATCAGATACAGAGAGGGAGTCTGCACGCAAGATGGAATTTATTGGACTAGATGATGTGTCTCGCTCTAACTGCATCCTGAGTGTCACAAATTGTTTTGGCATTGATCTTCTGCAGTCTAATAAAGAACTACAAAATATAGATATTTTGAGCAATAATATCTGTATTGAAGGTGACGATATCACTATGGAAAGAGAGCCCAATGACACGAACAACTGTCTTTCAAGTTCGAGATGGAAGGATGAAGTTAGTGTAGATGATTCACTTGTTGAGAGCAGTGAAATATCAAGCATTTATAGTTTCGAGATGATGCCGGAGAATGGAATGAGTAGGGTCAATGATAATCAGATGGACTTCCATTTGCAAAGTGGCTTTTGGAAAAGTCCACTTCAAGCGTCCTTGTACTGTGATAAGGAATATCAGTTTCAGATTACTAATTTCAAGGAAAAACAAAACTACAGCAATTTCCTTTGCCTTGGAGATGCTGATAGTATTAGTCCAAACATTTTTCATAGGGCACCAAGTCAGATTGACTTGGCAAATATGACGCCAGTCATGCCACTTCCTAAATCCAAAATTGCAAGCCATACAAAAAAAGATTCCTACAATCATATGGAATGTGACAATTTATTGCCATCTTATGGAGGTTCCTTTGATGTAGGATATCCTTTAGAGTCTCCAAGTGTACATCGTACATCACTCTTCTTGTGCTCGCCCGCAAACTATGTTCAGCAATCTGAAATTACATATCCTTCTCTCAGACTTAAAGATTGGGATTTCCATAATCGTATCCATAACGGAAGATCAGGAGGAAGAAATAGTAGTAGTTTTGAAAAGTTTAATCATGAAGAAGAGGAACTATATTGTGAAGGTTTTAGTGATAGGTCTATCGATAAGAATTTCGCTGTATCGAGTTGTTTGAATTCAACATCACTCTTTACAAGTGAATTACCTGATTTTGATAGAGTTAAGTGGATATATTCCCCACAAATGCATAATGTTGATGAAATACCCTCTAAAGCACATTGTGACACCTTATTTGAAGGCATTGTTTCAACTTCAATGGACAGAAGGCATAGAAACTCATCAGTTTGCTTGAGTCCATTGACATCCTTTAACAATGGAATCCAAATGGACCTACAGATGTGTCAAGAGTTTGGACAAGATGAACTTCCTTTGGAAAATCCTGGGTTGAATTATGATAGCTCTGACAGCCTTATAACAACTGGATGTGATTCCTTAGTAAATAATGAAGCATTTTCTCCGTGTCAGGATTCTGAAAGAGACATTTATATTCCATATAAATCATCACCGTGCTTATTTTCACCCATATCTACTGATAAAACTCCCAGACCTGATCTTGGAAGATGCCAAGTTCTTGATCCAAATTGCTGTTCTTTGGAAGTTGGAAGTTGTGTGAAATCAAAAAGAAGTCAATCAGCTCCTCCATTTTATAGGGGCAAGAAGACATATCTCTCAGTAAAGAGTTCTTTGTTTTCTGCAACTGAAAAATCTGCTTTAGAAACAGCTCCCCGATATAGTACTGTTTCAG AAAGAGCCAAGTTAAAGCACCCATTTAGACCAGCTCATTCCTCTAGTGTAAAACACCAGCAAGATGGGATGAAAATTGGAGAAGATTCTTTGTTATATGTTGA ACCAAAGGAGAAGAAAAGTTCAAATGCCATACAAGTTAGTGCATGGTCACAAGATGGCAACCCAGAGCCTGCCTGTTTCAGCAATG ACTACTTGAAGTTAGCTCAGGATTCAGAAAGTTCACGATCCAAGTGGCGAGAGGGTTGCCCAGATGCTGAATTAAAGGAGATTTCCAATTATCTGAAA GCTGGAGATAGGAAGAATGATGTTAAAGATGGAAACGAAATAATGGATATTCAATCTTGTATGCTTGATATCAGTGGCGGTTCATTAGTTCCTAAATCCATCAGTAGAAAAGGCTTGGAGAACGCCAAGGTGCTTTGGCAGATTGATAATAAATTCATCCCTGTCATAGCAAATGGAACCCTAGCTGTGATTGATCAG CATGCTGCTGATGAGAGAATTCGGCTTGAGGAAATGCGTCAAAAG GTTCTTTCTGGTGAAATGAAGTCAATAAGCTATCTGGAAAAGGAGAGAGACTTG GTTTTGCCTGAAATGGCCTACCAGCTACTTTGCAATTATGCAGAGCACCTAAAGCACTGGGGATGGATATGCAACATTTTCTCCCAAGATTCAAATTCATTTGCAAA GAATCTGAATCTCTTGAATGAGCGAGCATCTCATCTCACACTTACTGCT GTACCATGTATTTTGGGTGTAAACTTGTCTGATACAGATTTAGTGGAATTTCTTGAACAA